One genomic window of Ziziphus jujuba cultivar Dongzao chromosome 4, ASM3175591v1 includes the following:
- the LOC107417298 gene encoding uncharacterized protein LOC107417298 isoform X2 — translation MAFYMFCLYIPLSFGGMSVVSQILQEPNLDPQTEAISLLVAQILRLIGTLLLLKFTVKPQYNFMNFFKATDLSKDRNWLLASAIGFGFLFSLVSIMSFLADKAFELKAVNNPVVKEILVSANISMATFVLVCCFITPVLEEIVYRGFLLASISTTMKWPHAILASSTVFAAAHLSNFAFN, via the exons ATGGCCTTTTATATGTTCTGTTTATACATTCCTTTGAGTTTTGGAGGCATGTCTGTGGTTTCTCAAATATTGCAAGAGCCTAATCTTGATCCACAAACTGAG GCAATATCACTGCTTGTAGCACAGATTCTTAGGCTCATTGGAACTTTGCTTCTACTTAAATTCACTGTCAAGCCACAATATAATTTCATGAACTTCTTCAAAGCTACAGATTTGTCAAAAGATAGGAACTGGCTATTGGCATCAGCTATTGGATTTGGGTTTCTTTTCTCATTGGTTTCTATTATGTCGTTCCTTGCAGACAAAGCCTTTGAACTCAAG GCTGTCAACAACCCTGTAGTCAAGGAAATACTTGTCAGCGCCAACATCTCAATGGCTACTTTTGTTCTTGTATGCTGCTTTATCACTCCCGTACTGGAAGAAATCGTATACAGAGGATTTTTATTGGCATCGATTTCTACCACAATGAAATGGCCGCATGCAATTCTCGCGAGCTCCACTGTTTTTGCTGCAGCTCATTTATctaattttgcttttaattaa
- the LOC132803549 gene encoding wax ester synthase/diacylglycerol acyltransferase 4-like has product MQEINEESTNSNCIAIVLLNTTMLMDYASVNEMMKPDSKTPWGNRFAFLHIPIPKIRNDQFSNPLDIVRYAQKVMGRKRKSLSVYLNGRLLEMVKKLKGYEAAAKVMYNTMTNATMVISNMIGLVEQMALANHPVKGLYYSLAGTPEDLEISIVSYMGKLSVTFGAKEGRIDLQKFKSCIEQAFDTIFKAAQNF; this is encoded by the exons ATGCAAGAGATTAACGAAGAATCAACAAACTCGAATTGCATAGCAATTGTGTTGTTGAATACAACGATGCTTATGGATTATGCTTCTGTTAATGAGATGATGAAACCTGATTCCAAAACGCCATGGGGAAATCGATTTGCTTTTTTGCATATACCAATTCCCAAAATCAGAAATgatcaattttcaaatccattggATATTGTTCGGTATGCCCAAAAAGTAATGGGGAGAAAGAGAAAATCTTTATCTGTTTACCTCAACGGCAGGCTATTGGAGATGGTGAAGAAACTTAAAGGCTATGAG GCAGCGGCAAAGGTCATGTACAACACGATGACAAATGCAACCATGGTTATTTCAAATATGATTGGTCTGGTGGAACAGATGGCTCTGGCTAATCATCCTGTTAAGGGCTTATATTATTCCCTGGCCGGGACACCCGAG GACCTGGAGATAAGCATTGTGAGTTACATGGGGAAGCTGAGCGTTACCTTTGGAGCTAAAGAAGGGCGTATAGACCTGCAGAAGTTCAAGTCATGCATTGAACAAGCTTTTGACACCATCTTCAAAGCAGCACAAAACTTTTAA
- the LOC107417298 gene encoding uncharacterized protein LOC107417298 isoform X1, translating to MASACVPSNLHFWNESAPQGFLRHQLYKQLCSFYDSLGFQWCMLIILSQTFQTLPFLFFLVPSPSLPLSLSLSLSLSLLVQAISLLVAQILRLIGTLLLLKFTVKPQYNFMNFFKATDLSKDRNWLLASAIGFGFLFSLVSIMSFLADKAFELKAVNNPVVKEILVSANISMATFVLVCCFITPVLEEIVYRGFLLASISTTMKWPHAILASSTVFAAAHLSNFAFN from the exons ATGGCATCTGCTTGTGTCCCTTCCAATCTTCACTTTTGGAATGAATCTGCTCCTCAAGGTTTCTTAAGGCATCAGTTGTATAAGCAGCTATGCAGCTTTTATGACAGTTTAGGCTTTCAATGGTGTATGTTAATCATTCTGTCTCAAACTTTTCAAactttaccttttcttttttttttggttccctctccctccctccctctctctctctctctctctctctctctctctctcttagtgCAGGCAATATCACTGCTTGTAGCACAGATTCTTAGGCTCATTGGAACTTTGCTTCTACTTAAATTCACTGTCAAGCCACAATATAATTTCATGAACTTCTTCAAAGCTACAGATTTGTCAAAAGATAGGAACTGGCTATTGGCATCAGCTATTGGATTTGGGTTTCTTTTCTCATTGGTTTCTATTATGTCGTTCCTTGCAGACAAAGCCTTTGAACTCAAG GCTGTCAACAACCCTGTAGTCAAGGAAATACTTGTCAGCGCCAACATCTCAATGGCTACTTTTGTTCTTGTATGCTGCTTTATCACTCCCGTACTGGAAGAAATCGTATACAGAGGATTTTTATTGGCATCGATTTCTACCACAATGAAATGGCCGCATGCAATTCTCGCGAGCTCCACTGTTTTTGCTGCAGCTCATTTATctaattttgcttttaattaa